From a region of the Coprococcus comes ATCC 27758 genome:
- a CDS encoding NusG domain II-containing protein gives MSHKENKSHEEKASGFKKNDLILVLLVFAAAGIFFSGHLFTSQKSAGVVEIQIDGKVVETLDLQKERAFKINGGTNTVQIENGKVKMAAANCPDQICVHQKAISRNGESIICLPNKIVLKIVDGEEAELDAVTN, from the coding sequence ATGAGCCATAAAGAAAATAAGAGCCATGAGGAGAAAGCATCCGGTTTTAAAAAGAATGATCTGATTCTTGTCCTCCTTGTATTTGCTGCGGCAGGCATTTTTTTTTCAGGACATCTATTCACGAGCCAGAAAAGCGCAGGCGTTGTAGAAATACAGATTGACGGGAAAGTGGTAGAGACACTGGATCTGCAGAAAGAGCGTGCATTTAAGATCAACGGAGGAACGAACACCGTGCAGATCGAGAACGGAAAAGTGAAAATGGCAGCGGCCAACTGTCCGGATCAGATCTGTGTACACCAGAAAGCAATTTCAAGGAACGGAGAGAGTATTATCTGCCTTCCGAATAAGATCGTTCTGAAAATTGTCGATGGAGAAGAAGCCGAACTGGATGCGGTGACGAATTAA
- a CDS encoding FAD binding domain-containing protein, with translation MLKIKQYVKAESLEQAYELNQKKTNRIVGGMLWLKMSTAQIQTAIDLSGLGLDQIEETEDAWKIGCMVSLRDLELHEGLNELSCNMIRESVRSIVGVQFRNLATIGGSIFGRFGFSDVLTCFLALDTEVELYKGGIISLEEFAKMERDNDILVRVIVKKTPGKGSYQSHRNTKTDFPVLAVAADRYGDELKVAVGARPMKAVCIHVPAEQLDACTDLKKFAKELAVQVPMGSNMRGSAAYRTHLAEVLIRRALERITNGGEKNAD, from the coding sequence ATGCTGAAGATAAAACAATATGTGAAAGCAGAGAGTCTGGAGCAGGCGTATGAACTGAACCAGAAAAAGACGAACCGGATCGTCGGTGGAATGCTCTGGCTGAAAATGAGTACTGCGCAGATCCAGACTGCGATCGATCTGTCCGGACTCGGACTGGATCAGATTGAAGAGACGGAGGATGCATGGAAGATTGGATGTATGGTATCCCTTCGTGATCTGGAGTTACACGAAGGATTAAATGAATTGAGCTGCAACATGATCAGAGAAAGTGTGAGAAGTATTGTCGGTGTACAGTTCCGGAATCTTGCGACGATCGGCGGAAGTATTTTCGGACGGTTTGGATTTTCGGATGTACTGACCTGTTTCCTTGCACTGGATACAGAAGTAGAACTTTATAAAGGTGGGATCATTTCTCTGGAAGAGTTTGCAAAGATGGAGAGAGATAATGATATCCTTGTCCGTGTGATCGTAAAGAAAACACCGGGAAAGGGAAGCTATCAGTCACACCGTAATACCAAGACGGATTTTCCGGTACTGGCGGTTGCTGCTGACCGTTATGGAGATGAACTAAAGGTGGCAGTTGGGGCAAGACCGATGAAAGCAGTCTGTATTCACGTTCCGGCAGAACAGCTGGATGCGTGCACAGATCTGAAAAAATTTGCAAAAGAGCTTGCAGTCCAGGTGCCGATGGGAAGCAATATGCGTGGAAGTGCAGCGTATCGTACCCATCTTGCAGAGGTTCTGATCCGCAGAGCGTTAGAGAGAATCACAAACGGAGGTGAAAAGAATGCAGATTAG
- a CDS encoding GH25 family lysozyme, whose amino-acid sequence MALNGIDISNWQSGINLAVVPCDFVVIKATEGTGYVNPDYERAYRQAKTAGKCLGIYHYASGGNIQAEAEYFLKNAGSRVGEAMLVLDWEGRSNPAFGVNDREWVKAWCNYISTKTSVNPVIYVQQSMMSRLQNIGNYGLWVAQYASMEPIGYQENPWNEGAYACVMRQYSSSGRLSGWNGNLDLNKFYGDRQAWSRYAGKGNQTTSEKPSEEEENQEGTTLDLVFRTMRGEFGNGEERKSWLGTRYGEVQGMIDYISGASTETLAKEVRAGKYGNGEVRKTVLGKRYEEVQSRVNAEENKYHIVKSGDTLSKIAAIYGTSYQEIARLNKLQNPNLIYVGQRLRIK is encoded by the coding sequence ATGGCATTAAATGGAATTGACATCAGCAACTGGCAAAGTGGGATCAATCTTGCGGTTGTCCCGTGTGATTTTGTGGTGATTAAGGCGACAGAAGGAACCGGTTATGTAAATCCGGATTACGAAAGAGCCTACCGCCAGGCGAAAACAGCAGGGAAATGCCTGGGCATTTATCACTATGCGTCTGGTGGAAATATACAGGCGGAGGCAGAATATTTTCTGAAGAATGCAGGGAGCCGTGTGGGGGAGGCAATGCTTGTGCTGGACTGGGAAGGGCGGTCCAATCCGGCATTTGGTGTGAATGACCGGGAATGGGTGAAAGCCTGGTGTAATTATATTTCAACAAAGACCAGCGTCAATCCTGTGATTTATGTGCAGCAAAGTATGATGAGCCGATTGCAGAATATCGGAAACTATGGACTGTGGGTAGCGCAGTACGCGAGTATGGAGCCAATCGGGTACCAGGAAAATCCATGGAATGAGGGTGCATATGCCTGTGTGATGCGGCAGTACAGTTCTTCGGGAAGATTAAGCGGATGGAATGGCAATCTGGATTTGAATAAATTCTACGGAGACCGGCAGGCGTGGAGCCGGTATGCTGGAAAAGGAAACCAGACAACTTCAGAGAAACCTTCTGAAGAGGAAGAAAACCAGGAAGGAACTACGCTGGATCTGGTTTTTCGGACGATGCGTGGAGAATTTGGAAATGGGGAAGAACGGAAAAGCTGGCTTGGAACCAGATATGGAGAAGTGCAGGGGATGATCGACTATATTTCCGGTGCCAGTACAGAGACACTGGCAAAGGAAGTGCGTGCCGGGAAATATGGCAACGGGGAAGTGCGGAAAACGGTTCTGGGGAAACGGTATGAAGAAGTACAAAGCAGAGTCAATGCCGAAGAAAACAAGTATCATATCGTCAAATCCGGGGATACGCTTTCGAAAATTGCAGCGATATACGGAACATCTTATCAGGAAATCGCAAGGTTGAACAAACTACAAAATCCGAATCTGATTTATGTCGGTCAGAGGCTGCGGATCAAATAA
- the ruvA gene encoding Holliday junction branch migration protein RuvA, with protein MISYIRGELVALEEDKVIVDVGGVGYGIFMSGQAMGQLPPVGSKVKIHTYLNVKEDAMQLYGFLNRDALSVFKLLIGVSGIGPKGGLGILAQLTPDELRFAVMSKDIKAISTAPGIGKKTAEKLIVELKDKLKIEDVLDHQVEAANGADEDTVNAQGLQADAVQALTALGYGSTEALQAVRKVEMDESTTVEDLLKGALKYLI; from the coding sequence ATGATTTCATATATAAGAGGGGAGCTTGTAGCTCTCGAAGAAGATAAAGTGATCGTAGATGTAGGCGGCGTAGGCTACGGGATTTTTATGTCCGGACAGGCGATGGGACAGCTTCCGCCGGTTGGGAGTAAAGTGAAGATCCACACCTATCTGAATGTCAAAGAAGATGCCATGCAGCTGTATGGATTTTTAAACCGTGATGCGCTTTCTGTGTTCAAACTTCTGATCGGTGTCAGTGGGATCGGACCGAAAGGAGGTCTTGGGATTCTGGCGCAGCTTACACCGGACGAACTTCGATTTGCCGTGATGTCGAAGGACATCAAGGCAATTTCAACAGCACCGGGAATTGGCAAGAAGACGGCGGAGAAGCTGATCGTGGAACTGAAGGATAAGCTGAAGATTGAGGACGTACTGGATCACCAGGTGGAAGCGGCAAATGGAGCTGATGAAGATACGGTAAATGCACAAGGACTTCAGGCAGATGCGGTACAGGCACTTACGGCGCTTGGCTATGGAAGTACTGAGGCACTGCAGGCAGTACGAAAAGTGGAAATGGATGAGAGCACGACGGTGGAAGATCTGCTGAAGGGTGCACTCAAATATTTGATATAA
- a CDS encoding (2Fe-2S)-binding protein, which translates to MQISLTLNGKKITEEIAADLLLIDFVRNHGCYSVKRGCETSNCGLCTVFLDEKPVLSCSVLAARADGHKVDTLEGLQEEAEEFGSFIAGQGAEQCGFCNPGMIMNAIALFRENPDPSDDEIREYLAGNLCRCSGYEGQLRGIHDFLEYKRKGGAR; encoded by the coding sequence ATGCAGATTAGTCTGACACTGAATGGAAAAAAGATTACAGAAGAGATCGCAGCTGATCTGCTTCTGATCGATTTCGTGAGAAATCATGGATGTTACAGCGTAAAGCGCGGCTGTGAGACTTCCAACTGTGGACTTTGTACCGTATTTTTAGATGAGAAGCCGGTACTTTCCTGTTCCGTGCTTGCTGCAAGAGCAGACGGGCACAAGGTAGATACGCTGGAAGGACTGCAGGAGGAAGCAGAAGAATTTGGCTCTTTTATCGCAGGACAGGGGGCGGAGCAGTGCGGATTCTGTAATCCGGGTATGATCATGAATGCAATCGCACTTTTCCGCGAGAATCCGGATCCAAGTGATGACGAGATCCGGGAATACCTTGCGGGGAATCTCTGCCGCTGTTCAGGCTACGAGGGACAGCTCAGAGGAATCCATGATTTTCTGGAGTACAAAAGAAAAGGAGGAGCCAGATGA
- the ruvB gene encoding Holliday junction branch migration DNA helicase RuvB — protein sequence MGRRIITTENLEEDVKIESHLRPQLLEDYIGQAKAKETLKIYIEAAKSRGEALDHVLFYGPPGLGKTTLAGIIANEMGVNIKITSGPAIEKPGEMAAILNNLQEGDVLFVDEIHRLNRQVEEVLYPAMEDFAIDIMIGKGASARSIRLDLPHFTLVGATTRAGMLTAPLRDRFGVVNRLEFYTEKELQTIIIRSAGVLDVEIDEKGALEMARRSRGTPRLANRLLKRVRDFAQVKYEGVITEEVARQALDLLDVDRLGLDHVDRNLLTTMIEKFQGGPVGLDTLAAAIGEDAGTVEDVYEPYLLKNGFLQRTPRGRVVTDLAYTHLGFDKNKE from the coding sequence ATGGGAAGAAGAATTATTACCACAGAGAATCTGGAAGAGGATGTAAAAATTGAGAGCCATTTAAGACCTCAGCTTCTGGAAGATTATATTGGACAGGCGAAGGCAAAAGAGACTCTTAAGATTTATATAGAAGCGGCAAAAAGCAGGGGAGAGGCACTGGATCATGTGCTGTTTTACGGCCCGCCGGGACTTGGAAAGACAACCCTCGCCGGGATCATTGCGAATGAAATGGGCGTAAATATCAAGATCACGTCAGGTCCTGCGATCGAGAAACCTGGGGAAATGGCGGCAATCCTTAATAATCTCCAGGAAGGAGATGTGCTATTTGTAGATGAGATCCACCGGCTGAACCGGCAGGTGGAGGAAGTACTTTATCCGGCGATGGAAGATTTTGCAATCGATATTATGATCGGAAAAGGGGCTTCGGCAAGGTCGATCCGTCTGGATCTGCCGCATTTTACACTGGTAGGGGCAACCACCCGTGCCGGAATGCTGACAGCTCCGCTCCGGGATCGTTTCGGGGTTGTGAACCGTCTGGAATTTTATACGGAAAAAGAACTGCAGACCATCATCATCCGTTCAGCAGGCGTGCTGGATGTGGAGATCGATGAAAAGGGAGCCCTTGAGATGGCAAGACGTTCCAGAGGAACGCCAAGGCTTGCCAACCGGCTTTTGAAAAGAGTCCGGGATTTTGCCCAGGTCAAATACGAGGGGGTGATCACCGAAGAGGTGGCAAGGCAGGCACTGGATCTTCTGGATGTGGACCGGCTTGGACTTGATCATGTAGACCGTAATCTTTTGACGACCATGATTGAAAAATTTCAGGGAGGTCCGGTAGGACTGGATACCCTTGCGGCAGCGATCGGGGAAGATGCCGGAACCGTAGAAGATGTCTATGAGCCATATCTTCTGAAGAATGGCTTTTTACAGAGAACACCAAGAGGAAGGGTGGTCACAGATCTTGCGTATACCCATCTTGGATTTGACAAGAACAAAGAATAG
- a CDS encoding Gx transporter family protein gives MKKNTVRIAWFGVFTALALIFSYVETLIPFQIGIPGVKLGLANLIVVVALYKMGGKDAMLLSVTRIVLSGFIFASLFSILYSLAGGLLSLAVMVILKKRGSFSVFGVSMAGGVFHNVGQLIVAMLVVETFSVAYYVPVLLIAGVITGFIIGVVANEMLKRLGSIVLS, from the coding sequence ATGAAGAAAAATACAGTCAGAATAGCGTGGTTTGGTGTATTTACTGCCCTTGCGCTGATATTTAGTTATGTAGAGACTCTGATCCCGTTTCAGATCGGGATTCCGGGGGTTAAGCTTGGACTGGCGAATCTGATCGTTGTGGTGGCACTGTACAAGATGGGTGGAAAGGATGCCATGTTGCTTTCGGTGACGCGTATCGTGCTGTCCGGATTTATTTTTGCCAGTCTGTTTAGTATTTTATACAGTCTGGCAGGCGGACTTTTAAGCCTTGCAGTGATGGTGATTTTGAAAAAGCGGGGATCATTCAGTGTTTTTGGAGTCAGCATGGCAGGTGGTGTCTTTCATAATGTCGGTCAGCTGATCGTAGCGATGCTGGTCGTGGAGACATTCAGCGTCGCCTATTATGTGCCGGTGCTTCTGATCGCAGGAGTGATCACCGGATTTATTATCGGAGTTGTGGCAAATGAAATGCTCAAAAGACTTGGCAGCATCGTATTGTCATAG
- a CDS encoding response regulator transcription factor gives MEMNHVLVVEDDKEIREGVEIYLKSQGYEVFQAADGIEGLEVIEKEEIHLAIVDIMMPRMDGIRMTMKLREKYDFPVIMLSAKSEEVDKIMGLNIGADDYVTKPFTPMELLARVNSQLRRYRMFAEKLRDREENQNIHVIGGLELNEATVEVSVDGEPVRLTPIEYKILLLLMKSPGRVFSAEEIYERVWNEKAINTDTIMVHIRNIREKIESCPKEPKYLKVVWGVGYKIEKQA, from the coding sequence ATGGAAATGAATCATGTACTGGTCGTTGAAGACGACAAGGAAATCAGAGAAGGTGTGGAAATATACCTGAAAAGTCAGGGATACGAAGTATTTCAGGCGGCAGATGGGATTGAAGGTCTGGAAGTGATCGAGAAAGAGGAAATCCATCTTGCAATCGTCGATATTATGATGCCGCGGATGGATGGAATCCGTATGACGATGAAGCTTCGGGAAAAATATGATTTTCCGGTGATCATGCTGTCGGCAAAATCAGAGGAAGTGGATAAGATCATGGGACTGAATATCGGGGCAGATGATTATGTGACGAAGCCATTTACACCGATGGAGCTTCTTGCAAGGGTGAATTCACAGCTCAGAAGATACCGGATGTTTGCAGAGAAGCTGAGAGATCGTGAAGAAAATCAGAATATCCATGTGATCGGCGGTCTGGAGCTGAATGAAGCTACGGTGGAGGTATCGGTTGACGGAGAGCCGGTGCGCCTGACACCGATTGAGTACAAAATCCTGCTTCTCCTTATGAAGAGTCCTGGAAGAGTTTTTTCGGCAGAGGAAATTTACGAGCGTGTATGGAATGAAAAAGCGATCAATACCGATACGATCATGGTCCATATCCGGAATATCCGTGAAAAAATTGAGAGCTGCCCGAAAGAACCAAAATATTTAAAGGTGGTGTGGGGCGTTGGATACAAAATCGAAAAACAGGCATAA
- a CDS encoding GGGtGRT protein, whose amino-acid sequence MALFESYERRIDKINEVLNSYGIASLEEAEKITKDAGLDVYNQIKGIQPICFENACWAYITGAAIAIKKGCTRAADAAAAIGEGLQAFCIPGSVADQRKVGLGHGNLGKMLLEETTDCFCFLAGHESFAAAEGAIGIAEKANKVRQKPLRVILNGLGKDAAKIISRINGFTYVQTDYDYYTGELKEVQRIAYSDGLRSKVNCYGANDVREGVAIMWKEGVDVSITGNSTNPTRFQHPVAGTYKKECVEAGKKYFSVASGGGTGRTLHPDNMAAGPASYGMTDTLGRMHSDAQFAGSSSVPAHVEMMGLIGAGNNPMVGMTVAVAVSIEEAHKAGKF is encoded by the coding sequence ATGGCTTTATTTGAATCATATGAGAGAAGAATTGATAAAATCAATGAAGTTTTAAACAGCTATGGCATTGCTTCACTCGAAGAAGCTGAAAAGATCACAAAGGATGCCGGACTGGATGTATACAACCAGATCAAAGGTATTCAGCCAATCTGTTTTGAAAACGCATGCTGGGCTTACATCACAGGTGCAGCAATCGCAATCAAAAAAGGATGTACAAGAGCAGCAGACGCTGCAGCAGCAATCGGAGAAGGACTTCAGGCTTTCTGTATTCCGGGATCTGTAGCAGATCAGAGAAAAGTAGGTCTGGGACATGGTAACCTTGGAAAGATGCTTCTTGAAGAAACAACAGACTGCTTCTGCTTCCTTGCAGGACATGAATCATTCGCAGCTGCTGAAGGTGCAATCGGTATCGCTGAAAAAGCAAACAAAGTTCGTCAGAAACCTCTTCGTGTTATCCTGAACGGTCTTGGAAAAGATGCTGCAAAGATCATTTCAAGAATTAACGGATTCACATATGTTCAGACAGACTATGACTATTATACAGGAGAATTGAAAGAAGTTCAGAGAATCGCTTACTCTGACGGACTCCGTTCTAAAGTAAACTGCTACGGTGCAAATGATGTACGTGAAGGTGTAGCTATCATGTGGAAAGAAGGCGTTGACGTTTCTATCACAGGTAACTCTACAAACCCGACACGTTTCCAGCATCCGGTTGCAGGTACATACAAGAAAGAATGCGTAGAAGCAGGAAAGAAATACTTCTCAGTTGCTTCAGGTGGTGGTACAGGACGTACACTTCACCCGGACAACATGGCAGCAGGACCGGCTTCTTACGGTATGACAGATACACTCGGACGTATGCACTCTGATGCACAGTTCGCAGGATCTTCATCTGTACCGGCTCACGTAGAAATGATGGGTCTTATCGGTGCAGGTAACAACCCGATGGTCGGAATGACAGTCGCTGTTGCTGTAAGTATCGAGGAAGCTCACAAAGCTGGTAAATTCTAA
- a CDS encoding sensor histidine kinase → MDTKSKNRHKLGIVLILSVILLATVIVLGNYNTFYKNAKKEQDSLTQNYRTSESFMKTFIRDCYVLYSKESGNEYNVKFLDDYYPEFDEKFNRQIAYMNYQVQDANGEVIDGYRSNRDSWEKVKDTELADYALGIKISFDKNGEIKIDQVMGTEVTKQEAVLKILTSNLPEKIFEYEDESEIENISPKDRTYYFMMTEAKLNAYVMRVYPITSMVGNAAVYTILPLILLVALLAWLIPMKKDLHTGDEKIFHVPFEIAIATGITGISLIFSCLGELIMHAKGNVWPIDFLVWFVFFAVMYWVSGCVRQIRLLGVKEYVKKRVLLIWIWRRFGNGIRGGIRWCKNKIEAFYHSLDQFNFKEKNNKIILKIVLFNFAILLVICSFWYYGIAGLIVYSVILFLILQKYFNDLRKKYALLLEATNKIADGNLDVEIEGDLGVFSPFRNEIQKIQTGFKKAVKEEVKSQRMKTELITNVSHDLKTPLTAIITYVNLLKDEKDEEKRKDYIDILECKSMRLKVLIEDLFEISKASSQNVNLNLMNVDIVNLFKQVKFELEDKFEEKGLEFRTTFPEEKVILRLDSQKTCRIFENLLNNIVKYALPGTRVYVEIEKTEKDVFIRLKNISATELTFNPEEITERFVRGDESRNTEGSGLGLAIVKSFVGLQGGSFHIETEADLFKAEIRWALPGEETVK, encoded by the coding sequence TTGGATACAAAATCGAAAAACAGGCATAAACTAGGGATTGTCCTGATTTTAAGTGTAATCTTACTTGCGACGGTGATCGTGTTAGGAAACTATAATACTTTTTATAAGAATGCAAAAAAGGAGCAGGACAGTCTGACACAGAATTACCGGACGAGTGAGTCCTTTATGAAGACATTTATTCGGGACTGCTATGTATTGTATTCCAAAGAATCCGGAAACGAATATAACGTAAAGTTTCTGGATGATTATTATCCGGAATTTGATGAGAAATTTAACCGGCAGATTGCATATATGAATTACCAGGTGCAGGATGCAAACGGAGAGGTAATCGATGGATACCGGTCGAATAGAGATTCCTGGGAAAAAGTGAAAGATACCGAGCTTGCAGATTATGCTCTTGGGATTAAGATCTCGTTTGACAAAAACGGTGAAATCAAGATTGATCAGGTGATGGGAACGGAAGTAACCAAACAGGAAGCTGTTCTGAAGATCCTGACCTCAAATCTGCCGGAAAAAATATTTGAATATGAAGATGAAAGTGAGATTGAAAATATTTCACCAAAAGACAGGACCTATTATTTCATGATGACGGAAGCAAAGCTGAATGCTTATGTTATGCGGGTATATCCGATTACTTCGATGGTGGGAAACGCGGCGGTTTATACAATCTTGCCCCTTATATTGTTGGTCGCACTTCTGGCATGGCTGATTCCGATGAAGAAAGATCTGCATACAGGAGATGAAAAAATTTTCCATGTACCATTTGAAATTGCGATAGCGACTGGTATTACTGGAATTAGCCTGATTTTCAGCTGTCTTGGAGAACTGATTATGCACGCGAAAGGAAATGTGTGGCCAATCGATTTTCTGGTCTGGTTTGTTTTCTTTGCAGTCATGTACTGGGTATCCGGCTGTGTACGCCAGATCCGGCTTCTTGGAGTAAAGGAATATGTGAAAAAAAGAGTTCTGCTGATCTGGATCTGGAGAAGATTCGGAAACGGAATCCGAGGTGGTATCCGCTGGTGCAAGAATAAGATCGAAGCATTTTATCATTCGCTGGATCAGTTCAATTTCAAGGAAAAGAACAATAAGATTATTTTGAAAATCGTGCTGTTCAATTTCGCAATACTGCTGGTGATCTGTTCATTCTGGTATTACGGAATTGCAGGACTGATCGTATATTCTGTAATCCTGTTCCTGATCCTGCAAAAATATTTTAATGATCTCCGGAAAAAATATGCATTGCTTTTGGAGGCAACCAATAAAATTGCAGACGGAAATCTGGATGTAGAGATTGAAGGTGATCTTGGTGTGTTTAGTCCGTTCCGTAATGAAATCCAGAAGATCCAGACCGGATTTAAGAAAGCGGTAAAGGAAGAAGTAAAGAGCCAGCGTATGAAAACAGAACTGATCACAAACGTATCACATGATCTGAAAACACCGCTGACTGCGATCATAACCTATGTGAATCTGTTGAAAGACGAGAAAGATGAGGAAAAGCGAAAGGATTATATTGATATTCTGGAATGCAAATCTATGCGTCTGAAAGTCCTGATCGAAGACCTCTTTGAGATCAGCAAAGCAAGCAGCCAGAATGTAAACCTGAATTTGATGAACGTGGATATCGTCAATCTGTTTAAACAGGTAAAATTTGAGCTGGAAGATAAGTTCGAAGAAAAAGGTCTGGAGTTCAGGACCACTTTCCCAGAAGAAAAAGTGATTCTTCGTCTGGACAGTCAGAAGACCTGCCGGATCTTTGAGAATCTTCTGAATAACATTGTAAAATATGCGCTTCCGGGAACAAGAGTTTATGTGGAAATCGAAAAGACGGAGAAAGATGTATTTATCCGCCTGAAAAATATTTCTGCAACTGAGCTCACCTTCAATCCGGAAGAAATTACAGAACGCTTCGTCCGCGGAGATGAGTCCCGCAATACCGAAGGCTCCGGTCTTGGCCTTGCAATCGTAAAAAGCTTCGTAGGTCTCCAAGGAGGAAGCTTCCATATCGAAACCGAAGCAGATCTCTTCAAAGCCGAAATCCGCTGGGCTTTGCCGGGAGAAGAGACAGTGAAGTAG
- a CDS encoding FAD:protein FMN transferase, whose product MKIKSLGIGICLSLFGTFCLGGCSGSSPQPVSRTVTVFDTVVTITVYDKDSEDVLDACVAKCEDYNARFSRTSEGSEIYELNHANGEPVTLSGDTVDLIQKGVEYSRLADGKFDITIAPLSDLWDFKNNTGTVPDDAAIQQAKSHIGYENVRVDGNTVQLLDPEAAIDLGGIAKGYIADQLKAYLKEQNVSHALINLGGNVLALGGKPDGSDYNIGIQKPFAQNGEAITSVKIKDQSVVSSGIYERYFKVDDKIYHHILDPKTGYPYENDLLGVSIVCDSSTEADALSTTCFAMGLDDGLKYIEGIKGAEALFITDDYEIHYSSGFPK is encoded by the coding sequence ATGAAAATAAAAAGTTTGGGAATTGGTATTTGTTTGAGTTTGTTTGGGACTTTTTGTCTGGGTGGATGTTCTGGGAGTTCGCCGCAGCCGGTGTCGCGGACGGTGACGGTGTTTGATACGGTGGTGACGATTACGGTTTATGATAAGGATTCAGAGGATGTTCTGGATGCTTGTGTGGCGAAATGCGAGGATTATAATGCGCGGTTTAGCCGGACTTCGGAAGGAAGCGAGATTTATGAGCTGAACCATGCAAACGGGGAGCCTGTGACACTTTCGGGTGATACGGTGGATTTGATTCAGAAAGGCGTGGAATACAGCCGTCTGGCAGATGGAAAGTTTGATATTACGATCGCTCCACTTAGTGACTTGTGGGATTTTAAGAATAATACGGGGACCGTTCCGGATGATGCAGCGATTCAGCAAGCGAAAAGTCATATCGGATATGAGAATGTGAGGGTTGATGGAAATACGGTTCAGCTTCTGGATCCGGAGGCGGCTATTGATCTTGGCGGAATTGCAAAGGGATATATTGCGGATCAGCTGAAAGCATATCTGAAAGAGCAGAATGTATCCCATGCACTGATCAATCTGGGCGGAAATGTGCTGGCTCTTGGCGGCAAACCGGATGGTTCGGATTATAATATCGGTATCCAGAAGCCGTTTGCACAGAATGGAGAAGCGATCACCAGTGTAAAGATCAAGGATCAATCTGTGGTTTCTTCCGGTATTTATGAGCGGTATTTTAAGGTGGACGACAAGATTTATCACCATATCTTAGATCCGAAAACCGGGTATCCTTATGAAAATGATCTGCTTGGGGTGAGTATTGTCTGTGACTCTTCTACGGAAGCGGACGCACTTAGTACGACCTGCTTTGCGATGGGGTTAGATGATGGATTGAAATATATCGAAGGAATCAAGGGGGCAGAGGCACTCTTTATCACGGATGATTATGAGATTCATTACTCCAGCGGATTTCCAAAGTAA
- a CDS encoding phage holin family protein translates to MEQLMDYVKPELLIVTAVLYFFGIALKQAEFIKDKYIPITLGATGIIICGIWVTSTAHFAGAQDVLTAVFASVTQGIVVAGLSTYIYQIIKQAGKEE, encoded by the coding sequence ATGGAGCAACTTATGGATTATGTAAAACCGGAACTGCTTATTGTGACCGCAGTTCTATACTTTTTCGGAATTGCACTTAAACAAGCAGAATTTATCAAAGATAAATATATTCCGATCACGCTTGGGGCGACAGGCATTATCATCTGCGGGATCTGGGTGACATCTACCGCACATTTCGCAGGAGCACAGGATGTGTTGACCGCAGTTTTCGCATCCGTAACGCAGGGCATTGTTGTTGCAGGACTGAGTACCTACATCTATCAGATCATCAAGCAGGCAGGAAAAGAAGAGTAG